The following is a genomic window from Armatimonadota bacterium.
GAACGGCGGACTGACGAGCGGCAGCACGATCAGCGCGCGCAGCAGCGCCTTGCCCGGCACGCCCCAGCGCGTCACCGCCGCCGCAAGCGGCACGCCGATCGCGGTCGCAAGCAGCGTCACCATCGTGGACACGTACAGGCTGTGCTCGAGCGCCGAGCGATAGTAACGCATGGCGAAGAAGTCGCGGAAGTTTGCGAGCGACCACGCGCCGTCCTCTGCGCGCAGGCTGCTGACCAGAAGCTGCGACAGCGGATAGACGATCAGGAAGATGAGCAGGATGTAGGAGAGCGCCAGCGCCGCCCGCCAGGGATCGGCGAAGGTTCGCGCACGCCCTACTGCTTGATGCGCAGCAGTACGGCTTGCCATTTCTCGAGGTAGTCTTTCTGGTGCTGCGCGGCGGAGCGGAAGTCGAACCCGGGCGCGGGCTTGATCTCGTCAATCGGCGACAGGCCGGGCGGTGAGGCGACGTCTGTGCGCACCGACCGCAGGGACAGCTTCTCCGCCAGCATCTCCTGCACCGCCTTGCTCAGCAGGAAATCAAGAAAGCGCTTGGCCGGCGCCGGATGCGGGGCTCCGCGAATAAGCGCGTTGCCGTCAGGAGTCACCGCCGTTCCTTCGGCCGGATACACGATCTCAATCGGCGCGCCGCTCCGCTTGTAAAGGCCGGCGATGTTCTCGTACGTGATGCCGATGGCGTATTCGCCATCCGCCACGCCCTTGATGACTTTGCCGGAACTCTGCAGGATCTTGGCGTTCGCCATGATCTGCTCGATGATCTTCCACCCCGCCTCGTTGTCGCCGAAGATCGACACCATGGTCGCGAGTTGGGTGTACGCGGACCCGGACTTGTCCGGCGCGGCGTAGGCGAGCAGGCCCTTGTTATAGAAGAGCGCGAGGTCGCGCCATCTCTGCGGGGCAATCAACGGCGCGCCCCTCGTGTGTCCGGGGCCGCGCGCCAATCGCGTGTTGTACACGACGACCATCGGCACGACATTATTCGGCTGCCACGGCTCGCCCTCGGCGACCGCAAGCCAGCGCGGGTCAATCGCGGCGTGCTCCTTTGTCTCGTACGGCTCGAACAGTTCCGGGTGCGCCGACATGCCCTCGGCGCCGATGCCCCAGATGACATCGCCCAGGGGGCGCTGGGCCTCGGCGCGGACGCGCTGCACGACCTCGTTGGTGCCCGCGGCGAGCGTATTGAGCCTGATGTCCGGTTCCGCCTTGGCCCACATCTCGGCCACGGCCTGGATGATCTCCTCCTTCTCCGCCGTATAGACGACGACTTGATTGGTCGAGGAGCCACGAGTCGCGCAGCCGCTCACCACGGCGATGCCGAGAATCGCCGCGAGCCCGAGTGGCCCGAGTCGGCGCAATGCTGATGCCTTGACCTTCATCATGGACACGTCCTCAATGCTGTCAATCGATGTGGGATGACACCACTCCCGTATTCGCCGCCTTCACTGGGATACCCCCCTTGCCAAGGCCGGCCGTGCTGCGAGGTCCTCCGTAAACAGGGTAGCCGCGCGCCCGAGCTTAGGCTGAAGTCGTGGCGCCTCACCCACCGGCACTCCCTGGCCTCCGAGGGGGAGGTCGGAAGCAGGTGAGACGGTTCCACATTCCCGCTGCAGCACCGAAGTCCGATCCGGTGCCTACAGCGTCACCACGCGGTCATCTTCGCTCGAGGTGCGGATGGCGTCCAAGATACGCGACAGCTCCAAGGCATGCATGGGGATGACGGGGTAAACGCGTTCGCCGCGCAGCCCCTGCGCGATCTCCGCGTAGATCTCGTCGGTGTCGCCATACAGGTCGCCTTCGAGCGTTTCAGTGGCGACGCGATCATCCAGCGATCCTCTGCTGCCGTATCCCGTCGAGTCCTCTGGCGGCGCGGGGACGTAGCGGTGCACGGTCATCTCTTTCCCGCGGACGACGATGGTGCCCTGATCGCCCTGCACAAACCAGCTCGGCAGTTCCTCGATGGCGGGCGTGAACTCCACGTGCGCCACGGCGCCGTCGGCCAGGGTCAGCACGCCGAGGAACAAGTCTTCGCCGTCGCCGGGATTGATCGTGCGCTTCATGCGCCCGTACACGCTCTTGACCTTGCTGCCCAGCAGGACGACGGGCGGGTCAACGATATGCGGCCCCCAGTTCAGCAGATACCCGCCGCCGTAGCGCCGCTGCATCTGCCAGTCGTTACGCGTGCTGAAGCTGCACACCGTCCTGCGCACCAGAAAGACATCGCCCACGACCTTCTCCGCGAGCAACTGCCTGAGGCGGCGCAAGTCGCATCCCCACCGCGCCGGCAGCCACGGCATGAGCAGCTTGCCGCTCTTCTCCGCGGCCTCGACCATGCGCTGTGCCTCGGCCGCATTGACGGCCCACGGTTTCGTCACCAGCACGTTGACGCCCGCCGCGAGGCAGTCGCATGTCATCTCGCAGTGCTGGTCGCTCCGCGTGACGATGATCACGAGGTCGAGCCGCTCGTCGCGGAGCATCTGGTGATAATCCTCGTGAATCGCGCAGCCGAAACGCTCGCGCGCCTGCTTCTGCCGCTCCGGGTCAATGTCGCACACCGCGACCATCTCGAACCCGTCGTTATTCTCCACGCCCCCCGCGTGCATGCTGCTCCC
Proteins encoded in this region:
- a CDS encoding Gfo/Idh/MocA family oxidoreductase — protein: MAGIRTAILGYGRSGSSMHAGGVENNDGFEMVAVCDIDPERQKQARERFGCAIHEDYHQMLRDERLDLVIIVTRSDQHCEMTCDCLAAGVNVLVTKPWAVNAAEAQRMVEAAEKSGKLLMPWLPARWGCDLRRLRQLLAEKVVGDVFLVRRTVCSFSTRNDWQMQRRYGGGYLLNWGPHIVDPPVVLLGSKVKSVYGRMKRTINPGDGEDLFLGVLTLADGAVAHVEFTPAIEELPSWFVQGDQGTIVVRGKEMTVHRYVPAPPEDSTGYGSRGSLDDRVATETLEGDLYGDTDEIYAEIAQGLRGERVYPVIPMHALELSRILDAIRTSSEDDRVVTL
- a CDS encoding extracellular solute-binding protein, translating into MMKVKASALRRLGPLGLAAILGIAVVSGCATRGSSTNQVVVYTAEKEEIIQAVAEMWAKAEPDIRLNTLAAGTNEVVQRVRAEAQRPLGDVIWGIGAEGMSAHPELFEPYETKEHAAIDPRWLAVAEGEPWQPNNVVPMVVVYNTRLARGPGHTRGAPLIAPQRWRDLALFYNKGLLAYAAPDKSGSAYTQLATMVSIFGDNEAGWKIIEQIMANAKILQSSGKVIKGVADGEYAIGITYENIAGLYKRSGAPIEIVYPAEGTAVTPDGNALIRGAPHPAPAKRFLDFLLSKAVQEMLAEKLSLRSVRTDVASPPGLSPIDEIKPAPGFDFRSAAQHQKDYLEKWQAVLLRIKQ